Proteins co-encoded in one Salvelinus namaycush isolate Seneca unplaced genomic scaffold, SaNama_1.0 Scaffold207, whole genome shotgun sequence genomic window:
- the LOC120038061 gene encoding cytoplasmic protein NCK1-like produces the protein MTEEVIVIAKFDYLAQQDQELDIKKNERLWLLDDSKSWWRVRNATNKTGFVPSNYVERKNSARKASIVKNLKDTLGQKLS, from the coding sequence ATGACAGAAGAGGTGATTGTCATCGCCAAGTTTGACTACCTGGCTCAGCAGGACCAGGAGTTGGACATTAAGAAGAACGAGCGTCTGTGGCTGCTGGACGACAGTAAGTCCTGGTGGAGGGTCCGTAACGCCACCAACAAGACCGGCTTCGTACCCTCCAACTACGTCGAGAGGAAGAACAGCGCCAGGAAGGCATCCATCGTCAAGAACCTCAAAGAcacactaggtcagaaactgtcctaa